Within Hyla sarda isolate aHylSar1 unplaced genomic scaffold, aHylSar1.hap1 scaffold_2567, whole genome shotgun sequence, the genomic segment GACACAgcgaccccccctcctcccacacCAGGACACCgcgaccccccctcctcccacacCAGGACACCgcgaccccccctcctcccacacCAGGACACCgcgaccccccctcctcccacacCAGGACACCgcgaccccccccctcctcccacacCAGGACACCGcgacccccccctcctcccacacCAGGACACCgcgaccccccctcctcccacacCAGGACACCgcgaccccccctcctcccacacCAGGACACCGcgacccccccctcctcccacacCAGGACACcgcgacccccccccctcctcaccacACCAGGACACCgcgaccccccctcctcccacacCAGGACACCgcgaccccccctcctcccacacCAGGACACCgcgaccccccctcctcccacacCAGGACACCGcgacccccccctcctcccacacCAGGACACCgcgaccccccctcctcccacacCAGGACACCgcgaccccccctcctcccacacCAGGACACCGCGACCCCCCCTTCCTCCCACACCAGGACACCGcgacccccccctcctcccacacCAGGACACCgcgaccccccctcctcccacacCAGGACACCGCGACCACCCCCTCCTCCCACACCAGGACACCgcgaccccccctcctcccacacCAGGACACCgcgaccccccctcctcccacacCAGGACACCgcgaccccccctcctcccacacCAGGGACACCGCGACCCCCACCCGCTCACTACCTGGTACTCAGGACTTGGGTTTGCGCAGTTCTGGAGCCACATATTTAATGTTTGTATCTAGAAAAGCTGAGAAGATAAAAGGTCAGAAGATTCCAGAAGAGTCGTTCGTCCCGTAACCACCACCTGAGCGTCCACATACCGTCCGAGAGGAGACTGGAGGCTGTCCGGCCTGGAGCGTCCTGCGGAGAGAAGAGCCGGGGGTCAGAGAAAGCCCCCCCCGATCGTACAGCAggaacaactccccccccccaacaccatacatggcagaatcccccccccccccccccaacaccatacatggcagaatacccccccccccccaacaccatacatggcagaataccccccccccccccccaacaccatacatggcagaataccccccccccccaacaccatacatggcagaatccccccccccaacaccatacATGGCAGaatccccccccaacaccatacatggcagaatccccccccccccccaacaccatacatggcagaatcccccccccccctcccccaacaccATACAtggcagaatccccccccccccccaaccaccatACAtggcagaatccccccccccccccaacaccatacatggcagaatcccccccccccaacaccatacatggcagaatcccccccccccaacaccatacatggcagaatccccccccccaacaccatacatggcagaatcccccccccccaacaccatacatggcagaatccccccccccccaacaccatacatggcagaatcccccccccccccccaacaccatacatggcagaatcccccccccccccaacaccatacatggcagaatcccccccccccccccaacaccatacatgacagaatcccccccccaacaccatacatgcaggattcccccccccccccaccatacatGACAGAATCCCCCCAACACCGTACATGACAGTATCACCCCAACACGGTACATGGCAGgatcccccccccaacaccatacatggcagaatcccccccccccccaacaccatacatggcagaatcccccccccccccaacaccatacatggcagaatcccccccccccccccaacaccatacATGGCAGaatccccccccaacaccatacatggcaggattccccccccccccaccatacatGACAGAATCCCCCCAAACACCATACATGACAGTATTACCCCAACACCGTACATGGCAGgatccccccccaccaccgtacatggcagaaccccccccccccaccaccaccaccatacatGGCAGGATCCCCCACCCTGGACTGTATGGCAGGAACAAACGCAGCAGTAAGAATCCTTCCCCCACTGTACGGCAGGACCTAACCCCCCCATGACAGGACGTCCACTCACCTCTGAATAAGCTGCTAAAGCCACCAGGTCGGGGGAAGGAGTAGGACGAGATGTCCGCCGGCCGCGACTTGTCTGCAGCAAGACTCCTGGCCCCAGGGCCCCGGGAGTTGGCCGTCTCCTGGATGGACCAGATATACCTGAGAGACACAGAAGGTCACGTGATCAGCCAGCAGTGAGCATTGCCGATATATGGCGGTGACATTACTCACTTCCAACAGGTTCTCCACTCCAGGTGAACTTCTCccactcctcctcatcctcctcgtcCACAAAGGCCTTTATACTGTTCACTGCGCGCTTAGACTCCTTCAGCTGCAAGACAGGAGAGGGGGCACAACATTGAGCCGCCGGGGGGGGGACGAAGGGAGCCGAGCCACCgtcgccgggggggggggcttggataAAGGGAGCCGAGCCACccgccgccgggggggggggttgggataaAGGGAGCCGAGCCAccgccgccgggggggggggggggataaagggAGCCGAGCCACCGCcgccggggagggggggggggccttgggATAAAGGGAGCCGAGCCAccgccgccggggggggggggcttgggatAAAGGGAGCCGAGCCACCGCCGCCGGGGGGGATAAAGGGAGCCGAGCCACCGCCTGCCGGGGGGGGATAAAGGGAGCCGAGCCACCGCCGccgggggggggatgaggggagcCAGGCGGACCGGCGGGGGAGTTGCTCGGGCGCCGCGGACCGGCGGGGGAGTTGCTCGGGGCGCCCGCGGACCGGCGGGGAGTTGCTCGGAGCGCCGCGGACCGGCGGGGGAGTTGCTCGGGGACGCCGCGGACCGGCGGGGGAGTTGCTCGGGCGCCTGCGGACCGTCGGGGGAGTTGCTCGGAGCGCTCGCGGACCGGCGGGGGAGTTGCTCGGGCGCCGCGGACCGGCGGGGGAGTTGCTGCTCGGGCGCTCGCGGACCGGCGGGGGAGTTGCTCGTGGCGCCGCGGACCGGCGGGGGAGTTGCTCGGGAGCGCCGCGGACCGGCGGGGGAGTTGCTCGAGGGCGCCGCGGACCGGCGGGGGAGTTGCTCGGGCGCCGCGGACCGGACGGGGGAGTTGCTCGGAGCGCCGCGGACGGCGGGGGAGTTGCTCGGGCGCCGCGGACCGGCGGGGGAGTTGCGCGGGCGCCGCGGACCGGCGGGGGAGTTGCGCGGGAGCGCCCGCGGACCGGCGGGGGAGTTGCGCGGGCGCCGCGGACCGGCGGGGGAGTTGCTCGGAGCGCCGCGGACCGGCGGGGGAGTTCGCTCGGAGCGCCGCTGACTGTAGTGCTGATCACCTACCTGGGATAATCCGTCCTCGTCCTCATCCTCGAAGGTGAAGGCCTTACACTTGGAGCCATGCCAATAATCCTCCTCATCCGCCTTCAGCCGAGACATCTGCTCTGTGGAGAGAACCGGGCACCGTGGCGCCTCTCACCCGTCAGGAGGATGCGGGCACAGCTGGGAGACGTACTTCACACACAGTCATATtacgaactacagctcccagcagccccCGCAAACACTTCCTGCTTCTCAAACCAGTCACAAAACACGTGGCCGCCGTAGTCTAGGTAACAAACCCCTCGCACATGGTCTCCAGTATCATGGCCGCGACGGCGTAGAGAGCGTGATGACGTAGAAGGCAGGGCCAGAAAACCGGCTTCCAGGCTATTCTAGTAACTTCCACACTAAATATAAGAGACGGGGCGGAGCGCGGAGGAAAGACCGAGAGAGAGAGGATAGACCGGGGCCGAATATCAGAGCAGCCGCCGAGACCGGAGAACATCCCGCAGCCGCACATAGAATATCACCCAGCAGAGGCGGCGGGATGGCCAAGTGGGGAGAGGGGGATCCGCGCTGGATAGTGGAGCAGAGGGCGGACGCCACCAACGTGAACAACTGGCACTGgtgagtatatactatatatatattagactggggagtatatactatatatataagactggggagtatatactatatatatattagactggggagtatatactatatatattagactggggagtatatactatatatattagactggggagtatatactatatatattagactggggagtatatactatatatattagactggggagtatatactatatatatattagactggggagtatatactatatatataagactggggagtatatactatatatataagactggggagtatatactatatatatatattagactggggagtatatactatatatataagactggggagtatatactatatatattagactggggagtatatactatatatataagactggggagtatatactatatatattagactggggagtatatactatatatattagactggggagtatatactatatatattagactggggagtatatactatatatattagactggggagtatatactatatatatatatatatattagactggggagtatatactatatatatattagactggggagtatatactatatatatatatatatatatatatatatatatatatatatatattagattggggagtatatactatatatatattagactggggagtatatactatatatatattagactggggagtatatactatatatatatatattagactgGGGAGTATATACACTATGgggtatcattatttgtgtatggtagaagcattttaccccttttcccaaattctaaattatgtgcagaagagataaatttatcaatcaagtgcaatgagcttcataaattgggggtaaatatagtcatctcctaaatccactctttggaaaatagaatcaatgatttagagcatctcgctacgttaagtccaagatggtttatatttgcgcaaaaaaaacagctcttgcggcaaaatttttggtgtaaaaaaaaaaaaagtacgcagttaataaatccatgtgtactatatatgcagctccaagGTGCCCCATAtcaccacatctggaggacatgctctaccaaaatgtggggggaaaaaaatgcgcaaaaaaagggcttgcgcaaaattttgcgccaaaaatacacacaaaacaggggtaaaatctttgatacatgtcccccaatatatatatatatattcaactgaTTTCCACTCCATAGAAACATTAGGTCTCTCAGTGACAAATACAAAAATACTGACCAATCGGGAAcctctaaaatgtaacttttattatcaaaaaatagataaaaaaattgTGCGCAAAAAATATCAGAAATTTCATAAAAATAGCGCCAACAGTTCACACATTGGCGTTGAAGCCGCATTCACAAAGTCCAATACGCCACAGTTTCCTCCACTTGGAATTCATTGATTATATCGTGGTTCTCATTCCATATTACAGTCGTGCGCCAATTCACCAATGTCCGTCCTTATACACTTAGATTATTGTCCAACTGCGTTAGATGAACATCCAATCAATGTAATGAAACTGATTAATATGAATCAGTTATAAACGAGGTCGTCCATAAGTTACAAGCACTAATGAATGATTAATGGATAATATCTTCAGTGATCAcagtaaggctgcgttcacactacgttttctcccatacgggagcgcatacggcaggggggagctaaaacctcgcgctcccgtatgtcattcatttcaatgggccggccggagtgaaacgttcggtccggtcggctcatttttgcgccgtatgcgcttttacaaccggacctaaaaccgtggttgaccacagttttaggtccggttgtaaaagcgcatacggcgcaaaaatgagccgaccgaacgtttcacatTAATTCTTGATTAACCCCTCAATcactgaacagcattgtattacagagaggggcggagagctgtgtgttgcctcagctgcagaaaggttttcacaggagggagaaatattttatttttattttcttcggGCAAattagtgtctttgttccacaactggtctgctggttatactagtctgtagacggtaaaatacccagcagtccattcctaatagtctgtagacggtaaaatacccagcagtccattcctaatagtatttgagtcttttgcaattttgggtttagtacacagtgactgtgagcTGCGGCATTGTTGTGTAAtgctggtgttgtgggcaaacatatttataattttttttgtactgtagcgaatttttctgccctcgtaagtgcttaccacatacctatatctaaattgtgtaccattttgtacccgttaatctgtcaagggtctatatactgtgaaaggacaatcaatagtacacacctgctgctgttctagacaaatactgttttaagcgtagtgaagcgtattgtacttccctcatatacgcactaagtatgtcagacagaggagtggcagaggcctaaactcATCAGGTAGACGTCgaagcagagtaggggcatgtggcagcaggagtcaaagcgagaggtctgagctcccggtgtcagctagcagttggatctcgaccagcaacccagcagccgtgaatgATCGGTTCactctgtcatccacttcatcccaagtggcattagacaccccagtcaacagttggtgggctcCTCAGACTgaaccctcatgctgctgctgctacctccaggctctctaattgtgccaccatatggtctcctcatgctgatacctccaggctctctcattgtgctgctctatggtctcctcatgctgatacctccaggctctctcattgtgctgctctatggtctcctcatgctgataccttcaggctctctcattgtgctgctctatggtctcctcatgctgataccttcaggctctctcattgtgccgctctatggtctcctcacactgatgctaccaccttcaggctctctcattgtgctgctctatggtctcctcatactgatgctaccaccttcaggctctctttgtgctgctctatggtctcctcatgctgataccttcaggctctctcattgtgctgctctatggtctcctcgtgctgctctatggtctcctcatgctgatacctccaggctctctcattgtgctgctctatggtctcctcatgctgataccttcaggctctctcattgtgctgctctatggtctcctcatgctgataccttcaggctctctcattgtgctgctctat encodes:
- the VIPAS39 gene encoding spermatogenesis-defective protein 39 homolog, whose protein sequence is MSRLKADEEDYWHGSKCKAFTFEDEDEDGLSQLKESKRAVNSIKAFVDEEDEEEWEKFTWSGEPVGSISGPSRRRPTPGALGPGVLLQTSRGRRTSRPTPSPDLVALAAYSETLLTSRSALLLQDYSGDWSIEESVRRMQRGKMCSMERFRSLKDKLQLLDEAVRLHDGNVITAVLIFLKRTLRSDILFRELKTRQVALRHFIHFLKETSEQQQLMELLR